Proteins from a genomic interval of Stenotrophomonas sp. 24(2023):
- a CDS encoding VOC family protein: MTPHRDFNHLWRDRCDTSRQRAPRVLIRVFVAPGELERRVAFYEQLQGVVADAGFPFPDAGLRLAMVGAFLLIEGSDAALAPFTSTTGTLLVDDVQPYYDKLIANGAQIIFPLQVVPTGAAFNAVHPDGTVVEYVHHRPDPHGR, translated from the coding sequence ATGACTCCACATCGCGATTTCAACCATCTCTGGCGCGACCGATGTGATACCTCGCGCCAACGCGCACCGCGCGTGCTGATCCGTGTCTTCGTCGCACCCGGTGAACTGGAGCGCCGGGTGGCCTTCTACGAACAGCTGCAGGGCGTGGTGGCCGATGCAGGTTTCCCCTTCCCCGATGCCGGCCTGCGCCTGGCCATGGTCGGCGCCTTCCTGCTGATCGAAGGCAGCGACGCCGCACTGGCACCGTTCACCTCCACTACCGGCACGCTGCTGGTGGACGATGTACAGCCCTATTACGACAAACTGATCGCCAACGGCGCGCAGATCATCTTCCCGCTGCAGGTGGTTCCTACCGGTGCGGCGTTCAATGCCGTGCACCCCGATGGCACCGTGGTGGAATACGTGCACCATCGGCCCGATCCGCACGGGCGGTAA